Below is a genomic region from Gadus morhua chromosome 4, gadMor3.0, whole genome shotgun sequence.
ctctggtccagacagtggtttgttaccagtagagctctggtccagacagtggtttgttgccagtagagctctggtccagacagtggtttgttcccagtagagctctggtccagacagtggtttgttaccagtagagctctggtccagacagtggtttgttaccagtagagctctggtccagacagtggtttgttcccagtagagctctggtccagacagtggtttgttcccagtagagctctggtccagacagtggtttgttaccagtagagctctggtccagacagtggtttgttaccagtagagctctggtccagacagtggtttgttaccagtagagctctggtccagacagtggtttgttcccaGACGGGGCTCTGGTCCAGGCAGTGGTTTGTTCCCAGACGGGGCTCTGGTCCAGGCAGTGGTTTGttcccagtagagctctggtccagacagtggtttgttcccagtagagctctggtccagacagtggtttgttaccagtagagctctggtccagacagtggtttgttacccgtagagctctggtccagacagtggtttgttaccagtagagctctggtccagacagtggtttgttcccagtagagctctggtccagacagtggtttgttcccagtagagctctggtccagacagtggtttgttacccgtagagctctggtccagacagtgctttgttaccagtagagctctggtccagacagtggtttgttcccagtagagctctggtccagacagtggtttgttcccagtagagctctggtccaggcagtggtttgttaccagtagagctctggtccagacagtggtttgttaccagtagagctctggtccagacagtggtttgttcccagtagagctctggtccagacagtggtttgttaccagtagagctctggtccagacagtggtttgttaccagtagagctctggtccagacagtggtttgttcccagtagagctctggtccagacagtggtttgttaccagtagagctctggtccagacagtggtttgttaccagtagagctctggtccagacagtggtttgttaccagtagagctctggtccagacagtggtttgttaccagtagagctggaggggtgaggagggggggagagactgcACCGGAGGCCCCACTGGTCTCTCTGAGGgggggacctggggggggggggggggggggggggggggcagaggggaccAAGACCTACGTTCCGAGACCAAGacctacgtacacacacacacacacacacacacacacacacacacacacacacacacacacacacacacacacacacacacacacacacacacacacacacacagtgcccccTATGGGCCAAAATATATAGAGACctgcatatataaataaataaatataaatgtcgGAAACAGCTGAAACCCTTTGTGAAGTCAGGGGCTGAGCTATAGGCATTACCAACCCTGATAATAATGACACATAAACACCACAACAACGCTGCTCCACAGATACTGGATACATAATTGCTACCtatatcaatctatctatcagAAAATATgtaaatctctctttctctctcgtacgtagggtaaccagacttCCTcctttgcccggacatgccctctttttgagacacttttaaaggAATATGTGGCGGAATTTGAATCGtctgggattttattaaagcctcatacatgttcacattgaatttgcgttgcgttcttctgggtctgtcacaaactagttaggctagcctactcagttctgtttgctttgcattggtggaagtgagtagggggcgtggttaagtagagccttcagattggacggtttgacttacttagttaccgtcatgttttgcatttttttcttttcgcattattgttttatagggacctACTCCTTGAATCACATGTATCTATGTACTGTAAGTAGTGTTAGGGTGAACGGGTCTGAAGGGTATCAACCACCATAGAAACGATAGAAAACGTTAAATTAAAATCATTTTCTCGTGAGACCTGAAAGAATTTCATAATAACTAACAAACTCAACGTCATATACAATCACTGTACGActattatgaaaataaaataatacacatttctcgctagaagtTTTCATTGCATTTTCCACTATGACGTGGCTATTTCAGCCAtgttctttgttttgtgttgcGTCACTTTACGTGGACGCAGCAGCGGTCCGGGCTCTTGGGCGCTGTTGATGCTGGTACAAGGTGTTGCCAAGtcaaggaaaataaatatgaaaataaactATTTGTCAAAGCAACAATCAAAGCATGTAACACAAAAGTTCTCCTACTATCAGAAGTCTCTCTCGCAAGTAACACGTTGACgtaacgcaagggggttacgacGTAGGCTAGTCGTGGatctttatggttctgcgtcgggtttaggCCTACGCTTTGCATGTCGGTGGTAAAGAGTGAACCAATAATTGGTCTTTCTCTGTGCATGCTATTACTTTCCATTGGTCTACTAGACGTTTTGATTATGGAATGGATTCTACCAACTTGGAAAGCAGATTGCGACTCTCAATTTGCAACAAAAGCAGAAGATAGgttgcaaggttttttctttcattttggactgcacacacatcgcgagtggcggatactcgcacaatgtacacacatcactgtctttacaatttctagccaaccgaagtttaaagattgtctagtggttaactcttgaatcacatgtactaagacctgatgggttagtagtcagagaacaactcattaacgcggggataaggggtttgattccttaatgaagctagcttttttctttcacattggactggatgtttgtctGCTTTCTCCCTTGTTCTATTACTTTACCATTGGTCTACTAGACGTTTTGATCATGGAATGGATTCTACCAACTTGGAAAGCAGATTGCGACTCTCAATTTGCAACGAAAGCAGAAGATAGGCTGCTCTACGCGTGTTCCCGACAGTGCTGACTGGCACATACCTGGTCGACACCGTCTCCCGTGATCTCTTGTagaaatgtttaatttttttaatagaGCACTTCATTTTTGTCATTTCCCACAGAGGGAGATTTATTATTGTTAGTACTTACAAAGggattttttataattatttgttTACTACTTCAGTTTCTAATGCAAAAAGTAAACCATCAAAATGTTTCTGTCCGCTACCAAAACAGGGCAATCATTATTTACCGTTTGTTTCCAAAAAGAAATCCCATTGTCAGTAGGcctaatgaaataaaaaaaaccttttctaAATACTCGTATAACAAAAACGCTGAATTGTAAGGGTAATAAATGGTGCGTATCAAAGCCCTGTTTTTCGAGGTCAAGATTGATTGATTGTGTGTCAGCAGTAGGCTAGACTCTGGGCTCCTGAGACGACGGCTCCGTGTCGATGTGAGAGCCCGCCGCCCCGCGGTGAGTCATGGAAGTGAACAGTTATGTGTGGAACGATGTTAGTCCACCAACATGAAACATAATCATCAGTTTAAATGCTTCGGTCCAAACAATACAGCGTCTTTTTATGACAAGAAGTTGATCTCAGAACGAGGAAAAGAAAGAACAGTAAAAGAGAGAGCAGTgaaacacatttctttaaacCCCATTAGGATTAAATGATCGCATAATGGCACAATTATATATCATTTTTGTAAACCCTTGATTTCATCGATGCTCAACTAATACTATTAGTTGTGCATCTATACTAAGTAATCTTTTGATTTTGTATTTATACAATTGTATTCCACTCTAAAGTTTGATCCTGGCTGTTTCAGCCCGTCTCACGTCACGGCTGCAGCGAGGGGGCGGGGTCCACTCAGAGACTGGGCGtggtctctgctccctctcttttATTCGCTGCAACAAGTTCACCAGAAGTCTGCATATCCGCGTCGGTCTATTGTGTCTGCTCTCCGTCCTTCAATCCTCCTCCAGTGACATGTTCCTGCAGCGGGCCGCCCGGCGCTATTTGCCCGACGGGAGGTCCTCCCTGTCGGCGCTGTCCGCCCTCACGTCAAGGTCGGTCCGGAGACGCTTCTTCTTCTAAAAGGCTCTTCTTTAAAAGACGCACGTTTTGAagtccactgcacacacacacacacacacacacacacacacacacacacacacacacacacacacacacacacacacacacacacacacacacacacacacagcacgtcaTCCGAGTGTATCCGGACGTTGTGATCGTATGGATTATGAGGGTCTTCTGTTGTCTACTATGAAGTTAAGGTCCGAGGAGGGGAGGTTCACCTTTGACCCACTAAGCCCGTTTTCCAAAGGACGCGTCAGTGATCGGGTCGCTCTTTGCCCCCTGGAGCGATGACACTCTAAACATTCACCTGTAGATCGCAGAACATGCTTGCGTTTCATATTGCACGTTTTTACCGCGGAACAACGAAACGACCTTTTCAGTGTCGATGTTGTTGACAGtgagcgttgccagattgggcccgatttccctcccaatctggcaaccctcgCTGCAGCGTGTTGACATTTGTTTTGAATACCTCGCCGTGACGTCATGTGTGCTCTCCCCGGTCCGTCAGACGGCGTCAGCACGGCCACGCGCACCCCTCCGGTGAGCCGGCGGCGCCCTTCCGGCCCGAGACGTCGAGCGCCAAGACACTGATGGACGTCGGGACGCGACGCATCTTCAGCGAGGACCACGATCTCTTCAGGGAGAGCGCACGCCGCTTCTTCCAGGAGGAAGTGGTCCCTCACCACAGCGAGTATGTACTGTCTAgcccaggggtcaccaaccatTTTGAACCttagagctacttcatgggtactgagtcatacgaagggcacccagtttgataTACTCTTGTGAAATAacatttgctcagtttgcctttagttatatatgaTTATTAACGATTAATggtactcatctatgtgaagacactgatcatgttaatgatttctcacaataattatcaacaatgacttaagaAAGGTGGggaagagttgttcaagaaggagttgtgctatttttagaacaggcctgcggcgccctggtctaacccctacctgctccttaatgacctgtctctgtactgtctaacacctacctgctccttaatgacctgtctctgtactgtctaacccctacctgctccttaatgacctgtctctgtactgtctaacccctacctgctccttaatgacctgtctctgtactgtctaacccctacctgctccttaatgacctgtctctggactgtctaacccctacctgctccttaatgacctgtctctgtactgtctaacccctacctgctccttaatgtcctgtctctgtactgtctagcccctacctgctccttaatgacctgtctctgtactgtctaacccctacctgctccttaatgacctgtctctgtactgtctaacccctacctgctccttaatgacctgtctctgtactgtctaacccctacctgctccttaatgacttgtctctgtactgtctaacccctacctgctccttaatgacctgtctctggactgtctaacccctacctgctccttaatgacctgtctggaCTATCTCAcctctatctgctccttaatgacctctctgtactgtctaacccctacctgctccttaatgacctgtctctgtactgtctaacccctacctgctccttaatgacctgtctctgtactgtctaacccctacatggctgtggactgtctaacccctacctgtctgtggactgtctaacccctacctgtctctgtactgtctaacccctacctggctgtggactgtctaacccctacctgtctgtggactgtctaacccccacctgtctctgtactgtctaacccctacctgtctgtggactgtctaacccctaccagtctgtggactgtctaacccctacctgtctctgtaatgtctatcccctacctggctgtggactgtctaacccctacctgtctgtggactgtctaacccctacctgtctctgtaatgtctatcccctacctggctgtggactgtctaaccccagaTGGGAGAAGGCGGGCCAGGTGAGCAGGGAGCTGTGGGAGAAGGCCGGGGAGCAAGGGCTTCTGGGAGTTATGACGccggaggagcagggggggatcGGAGGAGACCTCCTCTCTGCGGCCGTCGTCTGGGAGGAGCAGTGAGTagtatactatactacactacactacgacaatactatactacactacactatgacaatactacagtactactgtaCTATAGACCTCTTCTCTGCGGCCGTCGTCTGGGAGGAGCAGTGAGTagtatactatactacactacactacgacaatactacagtactactatactacactacactatgacaatactacagtactactatactatagaCCTCTCTGCGGCCGTCGTCTGGGAGGAGCAGTGAGTagtatactatactacactataacaatactacagtactactatactacactacactacgacaatactacagtactactatactacactacactatgaCAATACTagagtactactatactatagaCCTCCTCTCTGCTGCCGTCGTCTGGGAGGAGCAGTCAGTCGCActatactagtactactacagtatACTATCACaatactgcagtactactaATATTATACTATCACAGTACTATAGTACTGCTTATACTATATCATACTATAACAGTACTActctactactaatactatttCACACTACACTTTACTACACAACCCTGTTGTGTCCACGGTGTGTTACAGGATGTACTGTAACTACTATACCACCTGGTGTTACAGGATGTACTGTAACTACTATACCACCTGGTGGGTTACAGGATGTACTGTAACTACTATACTACCTGGTGTGTTACATTGTGTACTGTAACTACTATACCACCTGGTGTGTTACAGGATGTACTGTAACTACTATACTACCTGGTGTGTTACAGGATGTACTGTAACTACTATACCACCTGGTGTGTTACAGGATGTACTGTAACTACTATACCACCTGGTGTGTTACAGGGTGTACTGTAACTACTATACCACCTGGTGTGTTACAGGATGTACTGTAACTACTATACCACCTGGTGTGTTACATTGTGTACTGTAACTACTATACCACCTGGTGTGTTACAGGATGTAATGTAACTACTATACCACCTGGTGTGTTACAGGATGAACTGTAACTACTATACCACCCGGTGTGTTACAGGATGTACTGTAACTACTATACTACCCGGTGTGTTACAGGATGTACTGTAACTACTATACCACCTGGTGTGTTACAGGATGTACTGTAACTACTATACCACCTGGTGTGTCACAGGATGTACTGTAACTACTATACCACCTGGTGTGTTACAGGATGTACTGTAACTACTATACCACCTGGTGTTACAGGATGTACTGTAACTACTATACCACCTGGTGTGTTACAGGATGTACTGTAACTACTATACCACCTGGTGTTACAGGATGTACTGTAACTACTATACCACCTGGTGTGTTACAGGATGTACTGTAACTACTATACCACCCGGTGTGTTACAGGATGTACTGTAACTGCACCGGCCCTGGGTTCGCTCTGCACTCGGACATCGTCATGCCCTACATCAGTAACTACGGCAACGCGGAGCAGGTGGAGCGCTTCATCCCCCCTATGGCCGCCGGCAAGTGCATCAGCGCCATCGCCATGACGGAGCCCGGGGCAGGCAGGTGAGGCCCCGCCCCGTCCGCCCGTAACCCCCGGTAACGCCCGGTAACGCCCGGTAACGCCCGGTAACCTAGGACGGAACACCCTTCTGTCGGTACAGCTTGGCGCACCTTCCCACCTAGCTTTCTAACGCAGTACGTGTTTTAAGTACGAGTCAgccatgttttttgttttttttctttcctttccgTCCGCCAGCGATCTCCAGGGAGTTCGGACGCATGCCAAGAGGGACGGCTCCGACTGGATCCTGAACGGGAACAAGGTACGGTCAGGTGGTTACCCGGGAAACGGCTACGCTTCGAGCTGAAGCTTCCGGAAAAAAACGACACCATTTTGACACCTGTAGCCTACACGTGCTGGGAGTTAAAAACGATTATCTCAAAGCAGCAATAAGATAATAATTACAGGCTATCATTAGCCAGCACCTCCAAACATCTTATGATGGCTAATGCTAGCTTTGAAGATGCTTGCTAACACACTTGCTATCCCCAAACTTGCTAACGGTAGCTGTGGATATGCTTGCTAACACTAGTTTTAAGCATGCCTGCTAACACTAGCTCTGAATATGTTAGCTTTAACTATGCTTGCTAACACTAGTTTTAAGGATGTTTGCTAACACTTGCTCTGAATATGTTAGCTTTAACTATGCTTGCTAACGCTATCTTTAAGAAAGCCTAACataaggtgaccagatttctgaactgaaaatcggggacattttcaatgcggcggtgaaaaatccttattatcattatgaaataaaaaatactttttcatgtattttaaccAGCTTTTATTACACAAAAGGTCAGAGGCACCATTAGTGGGCGAAAAGTTAGGACAATTCTGTGGGCCAGTGACTGACAGGGGCcctgaaaaaatattagaacattagttatgttaataaaaaaacatcattaatggattttaatggaaaatcaaatttataattaaacaaacactatcagtatgcagaatgtttcctgcatgtcttcacagtgttatattatcacagctcaatgtcatattgtaaagttagtatcgaacaataaaataattgaagccttcacaggtagaggtgtggttacagaaactgcacatggttggcgttgcctgtgtgtgtgatggtgggacccagtgtgatatcttttcatggggcccaacatccctggtggcgcccctgcaaaaggttaataaatcaaaatatcagcacccacaaatatcatgtatcagtagtgcacagcagtgtcaaaaacacaaatatagaataatacatgAGTAAAAAATCTCTCTTACAAAGTTAAGTGTCATGTGCAAGGACAGCTGCCAGAATAGTAGCTAGTAAATATCATCAAGATGTAATTAGTAATAATTACAAagtcaaaacatataaaaagatgtaagactctcgtctgttctcttctccttcaatgcttttcttttcttcacccttctttcttctctccttagcttccctctgttgtttacttctttatttctgcctttccatactattctcctgctcttttcatcttctctccttcactctgttgtttacttctttatttctttattatacctttactaaaaacattgacataaaacagtgactcagggcatcagctaatcaaattgtctgcatttataactactacagtcattggttacccacacagcccgacacaaaaaacagcagcctaacacacacaactatcaaccattgactgattattaattaatttattattgataaataatgtcatcattattattattttaacagtctcaggtccctatgcctacaggaaaatcatatgctaccaaagcagtcttccacctccccctcttccaaaacagagccacatacaatgtcatcacctggtaatctcatgctaacgttaacattacagcttcactaatgaccgatatgaaaacattgtcatgattttaacgttcactgacttttataacgttacgttaggtcttcagttcagataaacaatcatacttattttaacgttaccacttctcacacacacacacacacacacacacacacacacacacacacacacacacacacacacacacacacacacacacacacacacacacacacacacagccaagtctactgccaattcacacaaaataaataagttcatacacaacataccatttatgagaccgctgatcttctctttttcctttttgccgcctctagattgttgttgttgacgctgCTGCGTCTGGTCGTACGTCCTGATGACGTCTGTACGTCATACGACGTCTTCTCTGGTGCTGCGTTAAATTACTACCGTAATaactggtgtttgagtctgcgcgcatttttcccccattcactgtcaaaatcggggacatttccggggacagctttgaccggggacagatcaccgaaaacggggactgtccccggaaatcggggacgtctggtcaccgtAGCTTAACACTCTCTTTGAATATGCTCGCTAACACTAGCTTTGAATATGCTAGCTTTAAGCACGCTTTACTAACAATAGCTTGAAACGTGTTCGCTACTGTACACATGTACAGGAACGTACCAAAGTAGTTCAAGTGCCAAGAGAGCTACTCTTGGGTTGTGTGCGTCATTCATTGACTAAACAACTATCTGTTCCCCTGGAGGTGTTCATCACCAACGGGTGGATGTGCGACCTGGTCGTCGTGGTGACGGTGACGGACCGCGAGGCCAAGACGGCGGCCCACGGCATCAGCCTCTTCCTGGTGGAAGACGGCATGAAGGGTTTCCAGAAGGGGCGCAAGTTGGACAAGATCGGCCTCAAGGCCCAGGTACACACGCACTACACACGCACTACTCACCCACTACTCGCGCACAAAACTCACagatacactacacacacactactcacacacataactcacacacactgctcgCACACTGCTCGCACACTTCTCGCACACTACTCGCACACTACTCGCACACAAAACtcccacacactacacacagacactactCACACACTACCCACACACTgctcacacactacacacactactcgctcacaaaactcacacacacacacacacacacacacacacacacacactgctcacacactacacacacacactactcgcacacactgctcacacacactgctcacacacaATGCTCACACACTGCCCACACACTGCCCACACACTACTCACACACTACCCACACACTGCTCACACACTACTCACACACTCCTTCTGAAGGCCCAGGTAATCACACACTactcacacactacacacacactactcacacACTCCTTCTGAAGGCCCAGGTactcacacactacacactacacacacacacacacacacacacacacacacacacacacacacacgctactcACACAATACTcacacactacaaacacactACTCGCACACTCCTTCTGAAGGCCCAGGTAATCACACACTACTCACACACTACCCACACACTACTCACACACTACTCACACACTACCCACACACTGCTCACACACTACTCACACACTCCTTCTGAAGGCCCAGGTAATCACACACTactcacacactacacacacactactcacacACTCCTTCTGAAGGCCCAGGTactcacacactacacacacacacacacacacacacacacgctactcACACAATACTcacacactacaaacacactACTCGCACACTCCTTCTGAAGGCCCAGGTAAGCACGCACTACCCACACACTACCCACACATTtcccacacactacacacacactactcacacACTTCccacacactactcacaggCCCAGGTAATCAAACACTCCTTCTGGCGGGTCCATAACACGACACTTAAGAGGgtggttctcaaatgggggtaTGTTTACCCCTGGGGGAATCGTGGAGGACtgcagaggggaaaaaaaaggaaaaaaagaaacgaGTATCAAATCTGAAAGCTCGACAACATGAAACTTATAAAAAGGACAGGTGATTGTAAtgtagagggaggggagtggaggagggagcTAGATGTTGACCGGGGGGTCttgtggtccccccccccccccaggacactGCGGAGCTGTTCTTCGAGGACGTGAGGCTGCCGGCCAGCGCCCTGCTGGGGGAGCTGAACAAGGGCTTCTACTACCTGATGAACGAGCTGCCGCAGGTAAGACAGCCCCGCGGGGGGTGTTACTGTCAGTGGGGGAGGCTGTTCTCTGGGAGGCTGTTCTCTGGGAGGCTGTTCTCTGGGAGGCTTTTCTCTGGgaggctgttgtgtgtgtgtctgttctctgGGAGGCTGTTCTCTGGgaggctgttgtgtgtgtgtgtctgttctctgGGAGTCTGTTCTCTGGGAGTCTGTTCTCTGGGAGTCTGTTCTCTGGGAGGCTGTTCTCTGGGAGTCTGTTGGGGGAGTCTGTTCTCTGAGTCTGTTGGGGGAGTCTGTTCTCTGAGTCTGTTGGGGGAGTCTGTTCTCTGAGTCTGTTGGGGGAGTCTGTTCTCTGAGTCTGTTGGGGGAGTCTGTTCTCTGTGAGTCTGTTGGGGGAGTCTGTTCTCTGAGTCTGTTGGGGGAGTCTGTTCTCTGTGAGTCTGTTGGGGGAGTCTGTtctctgtgcgtctctctgtgagtctgtcgtgtg
It encodes:
- the LOC115542990 gene encoding long-chain specific acyl-CoA dehydrogenase, mitochondrial, giving the protein MFLQRAARRYLPDGRSSLSALSALTSRRRQHGHAHPSGEPAAPFRPETSSAKTLMDVGTRRIFSEDHDLFRESARRFFQEEVVPHHSEWEKAGQVSRELWEKAGEQGLLGVMTPEEQGGIGGDLLSAAVVWEEQMYCNCTGPGFALHSDIVMPYISNYGNAEQVERFIPPMAAGKCISAIAMTEPGAGSDLQGVRTHAKRDGSDWILNGNKVFITNGWMCDLVVVVTVTDREAKTAAHGISLFLVEDGMKGFQKGRKLDKIGLKAQDTAELFFEDVRLPASALLGELNKGFYYLMNELPQERLLIADMAIASCEFMFEETRNYVMQRKAFGKTIAHLQTVQHKLAEMKTEICVGRAFLDSCLQLHGEKRLDSSTASMAKCWASDLQNKVATQCVQMHGGWGYMMEYPIAKAFVDSRVQPIYGGTNEIMKELIARTIVSTK